In one Chryseobacterium camelliae genomic region, the following are encoded:
- a CDS encoding ABC-F family ATP-binding cassette domain-containing protein, whose translation MLTVSNLSLQFGKRVLFDEVNIMFTKGNCYGIIGANGAGKSTFLKILTGKQDPTTGHVSLEPGKRMSVLEQDHFAYDQFTVLEAVLRGNKKLFEIKEEMDALYAKEDFSDEDGIKAGELGVIYDEMGGWTAESDAQTMLSNVGITEEMHWQMMSELENKDKVKVLLAQALFGNPDVLILDEPTNDLDIDTISWLEDFLADYENTVIVVSHDRHFLDTVCTHIGDLDYAKLNLYTGNYSFWYQASQLATRQRAQANKKAEEKKKELQDFIARFSSNVAKAKQATARKKMIDKLNIDDIKPSSRRYPAIIFEMEREAGDQILDVKGLEKTKDGELLFSNIDLNLKKGDKVAVLSKNSLAITEFFEILAGNVEADKGTVAWGVTTNQSHMPLDNTTFFQEDISLVDWLRQFTKNDEERHEEFVRGFLGRMLFSGDEALKSCKVLSGGEKMRCMFSRMMLQKANVLLLDEPTNHLDLESITTLNNSLSNFKGNLLLASHDHEMLSTVCNRIIELTPNGIIDREMTYDEYLADKKVKELKEKMYS comes from the coding sequence ATGTTAACAGTATCTAACTTATCATTACAATTCGGGAAAAGAGTTCTTTTTGACGAGGTAAACATTATGTTTACGAAAGGAAACTGCTACGGGATTATCGGAGCAAATGGTGCAGGAAAGTCTACATTCCTTAAAATATTAACAGGAAAACAAGACCCAACAACAGGACATGTATCTTTAGAACCTGGAAAAAGAATGTCAGTTCTTGAGCAGGATCACTTTGCTTATGATCAATTTACTGTACTTGAAGCGGTTTTGAGAGGTAACAAGAAATTATTCGAGATAAAGGAAGAGATGGACGCGCTTTATGCGAAGGAAGACTTCTCTGACGAAGACGGAATTAAAGCAGGAGAATTAGGTGTAATCTACGACGAAATGGGAGGCTGGACCGCAGAATCTGATGCACAGACCATGCTTTCAAACGTTGGAATTACAGAAGAAATGCACTGGCAAATGATGAGCGAACTTGAAAACAAAGACAAAGTAAAAGTTCTTTTGGCTCAGGCGCTTTTCGGAAATCCCGACGTATTGATTTTGGATGAGCCTACGAATGACCTTGATATTGATACCATTTCTTGGCTGGAAGACTTCTTGGCTGATTATGAAAATACAGTTATCGTTGTATCTCACGACCGTCACTTCCTGGATACGGTTTGTACGCACATCGGTGACTTGGATTACGCTAAACTTAATCTATATACTGGTAACTACTCTTTCTGGTATCAGGCTTCTCAGTTAGCAACAAGACAAAGAGCTCAGGCTAACAAAAAAGCGGAAGAAAAGAAAAAAGAACTTCAGGATTTCATTGCAAGATTCAGTTCAAACGTTGCAAAAGCTAAACAGGCTACAGCTAGAAAGAAAATGATCGATAAACTAAACATCGATGATATTAAACCATCTTCAAGAAGATACCCTGCCATTATTTTCGAAATGGAAAGAGAAGCGGGAGACCAGATTCTGGATGTAAAAGGTCTTGAAAAAACAAAAGACGGAGAATTGTTATTCTCAAACATTGATTTAAACCTTAAAAAAGGAGATAAAGTTGCTGTTTTGTCTAAAAATTCATTGGCTATTACAGAGTTCTTTGAAATTTTAGCAGGAAATGTTGAAGCTGACAAAGGAACCGTTGCTTGGGGAGTTACCACAAACCAGTCCCACATGCCTTTGGACAATACAACCTTTTTCCAAGAAGATATAAGCTTGGTGGACTGGTTGAGACAATTCACAAAAAATGATGAGGAGCGTCATGAAGAGTTCGTAAGAGGATTCCTGGGAAGAATGCTTTTCTCAGGTGATGAAGCGCTGAAATCTTGTAAAGTACTTTCCGGAGGTGAAAAAATGAGATGTATGTTTAGCAGAATGATGCTTCAGAAAGCTAACGTTCTTTTATTGGATGAACCTACGAACCATTTGGACCTTGAAAGTATCACAACATTGAACAATTCATTGTCTAACTTTAAAGGAAATCTTTTATTAGCGTCTCATGACCACGAAATGCTTTCGACAGTCTGTAACAGAATTATTGAGCTGACTCCAAACGGAATCATCGACAGAGAAATGACTTACGATGAATATCTTGCCGATAAAAAAGTAAAAGAATTAAAAGAGAAAATGTACTCTTAA
- the smpB gene encoding SsrA-binding protein SmpB — protein MKIEKTVNILNRRARFEYEILEEYEAGMVLTGTEIKSLRSSKASIAESFCQFIDGELYIINMMIDEYKLGTFYNHKTKRERKLLLHKKELQKLEKKLKDAGNTVIPLKLYINDRGKAKVLIALGRGKKLFDKRESIKDRENKRNLDRILKKS, from the coding sequence ATGAAGATTGAAAAGACAGTCAATATACTAAACAGAAGAGCCAGATTTGAGTACGAAATTCTTGAAGAATATGAAGCGGGAATGGTTTTAACGGGTACGGAAATAAAATCTTTGCGTTCCTCCAAGGCTTCTATTGCAGAATCGTTCTGTCAGTTTATTGATGGGGAGTTATACATTATTAATATGATGATTGATGAGTATAAATTGGGAACTTTTTATAATCACAAAACAAAAAGGGAACGGAAATTGCTCTTGCACAAAAAAGAATTGCAAAAACTGGAAAAGAAATTAAAGGATGCAGGAAATACAGTCATACCTTTAAAATTATATATCAACGACAGGGGAAAAGCAAAGGTCTTAATTGCCTTAGGGAGAGGGAAAAAACTGTTTGATAAAAGGGAAAGCATAAAAGATAGAGAAAATAAACGGAACCTGGATAGAATATTAAAGAAAAGTTAA
- a CDS encoding OmpA family protein: protein MKNLKLGISALALTVASTVFAQTTNNPWLIGVGAHAENHTAQRGNFSNTFSANNLTKNMFNMNNFSVTPPLSKLTVARNIGKGLVIDWQTSVGNVENKRFNMGKEFMLMTGLGFQAKAAGLLWNEESWFDPYLRVGANYLRHDYTGLSFPRQSFINGNPAEVISNGENGNENGKANHFTVSTGAGVNFWITKNFGLGVQGDYVSTPGDKATVANFWQASASLNFRFGNRDRDKDGILDKDDLCPDTPGLPEFQGCPDTDGDGIPDKDDQCPEVAGPVENNGCPWPDTDGDGIIDKDDACPTVAGPAENNGCPWPDTDGDGILDKDDACPTVPGLPEYNGCPKPAEPPVVKINETLKDILFDFNKATIRPESNGKLDTAARIIKEADEANFLVVGMTDAKGSAAYNLNLSRQRAAAVVGALEARGINPNTLKSIGIGSQEATVPATASDAERQVDRKVIVRAISGAEWETYKKNDIVVVTKAKKAVKKAPAKKKKK from the coding sequence ATGAAAAATCTAAAATTAGGAATTTCAGCATTGGCACTTACTGTTGCTTCTACTGTGTTCGCTCAGACAACCAACAATCCTTGGTTGATCGGAGTTGGTGCTCACGCGGAGAACCATACGGCACAAAGAGGGAACTTCAGTAATACGTTCTCTGCTAATAATTTGACGAAGAACATGTTCAATATGAACAACTTCTCTGTTACTCCGCCATTGTCTAAGCTTACTGTAGCTAGAAATATTGGTAAAGGTTTAGTTATTGACTGGCAGACATCTGTTGGAAATGTAGAAAACAAGAGATTTAACATGGGTAAAGAATTCATGTTAATGACAGGTCTTGGTTTCCAAGCTAAAGCAGCAGGTCTTTTATGGAATGAAGAATCTTGGTTCGATCCATATTTAAGAGTTGGTGCTAACTATTTAAGACATGATTATACAGGTCTTTCTTTCCCGAGACAATCTTTTATTAACGGAAATCCGGCAGAAGTTATATCTAACGGAGAGAACGGGAATGAAAACGGTAAAGCAAACCATTTTACAGTTTCTACTGGAGCGGGTGTTAACTTTTGGATAACTAAAAACTTCGGTTTAGGTGTTCAGGGTGACTATGTTTCTACTCCTGGAGATAAAGCAACTGTTGCTAACTTCTGGCAAGCTTCAGCATCTTTGAACTTTAGATTTGGTAACAGAGATAGAGATAAGGATGGTATCTTAGATAAAGACGATCTTTGCCCGGATACACCAGGTTTACCAGAATTCCAAGGATGTCCTGATACAGACGGTGATGGTATTCCAGATAAAGACGATCAATGTCCAGAAGTAGCTGGTCCAGTTGAAAACAACGGTTGTCCTTGGCCAGATACAGATGGTGACGGTATTATCGATAAAGATGATGCTTGTCCTACAGTAGCAGGTCCTGCTGAAAATAACGGTTGTCCTTGGCCAGATACAGATGGTGACGGTATCTTAGATAAAGATGATGCTTGTCCTACAGTTCCTGGTTTACCAGAATACAACGGTTGTCCTAAACCGGCTGAACCACCAGTAGTGAAAATTAACGAGACATTGAAAGATATCTTATTTGATTTCAACAAAGCTACAATCAGACCAGAATCAAACGGTAAGTTAGATACTGCAGCTAGAATTATCAAAGAAGCTGATGAGGCTAACTTCTTAGTAGTAGGTATGACAGATGCTAAAGGTTCTGCTGCTTATAACTTGAACTTATCTAGACAAAGAGCAGCTGCTGTAGTAGGTGCATTAGAAGCTAGAGGTATTAACCCTAATACTCTTAAGTCTATCGGTATCGGTTCTCAAGAGGCTACAGTTCCTGCAACTGCTTCAGATGCAGAAAGACAAGTTGATAGAAAAGTTATTGTAAGAGCTATCTCAGGTGCTGAGTGGGAAACTTACAAGAAAAATGATATCGTTGTCGTAACAAAAGCTAAAAAAGCTGTTAAAAAAGCTCCGGCTAAGAAAAAGAAAAAATAA
- a CDS encoding YebC/PmpR family DNA-binding transcriptional regulator, giving the protein MGRAFEYRKASKMARWDKMAKTFSKIGKDIALAVKAGGADPESNPALRRCIQNAKGANMPKDNVERAIKKASGADAENYEEVTYEGYGQGGVAFFVECTTNNTTRTVANVRAVFNKFDGNLGKNGELAFIFDRKGIFTIDLSQIKMDWDDFEMEMIDGGAEDVEKDEEEVMITTAFEDFGSLSHKLDELGIEAKSAELQRIPNNTKEVNEEQFKANMKMLERFEDDDDVQNVYHNMEITEELMNSL; this is encoded by the coding sequence ATGGGAAGAGCGTTTGAATATAGAAAAGCTTCTAAAATGGCCAGATGGGACAAAATGGCTAAAACTTTTTCTAAAATAGGTAAAGACATTGCTTTAGCAGTTAAAGCAGGAGGTGCTGATCCTGAATCGAATCCGGCACTAAGAAGATGTATCCAGAATGCGAAAGGGGCAAATATGCCAAAAGATAATGTAGAAAGAGCAATTAAGAAGGCAAGTGGAGCAGATGCAGAAAACTATGAAGAGGTTACTTATGAAGGATACGGACAAGGTGGTGTTGCTTTTTTTGTAGAATGTACTACAAACAATACGACAAGAACAGTTGCCAATGTAAGAGCCGTTTTCAATAAGTTTGACGGAAACCTTGGAAAGAACGGTGAATTGGCATTTATTTTTGATAGAAAAGGAATTTTCACCATCGATTTATCTCAAATTAAAATGGATTGGGATGATTTTGAAATGGAAATGATTGACGGAGGGGCGGAAGACGTGGAAAAAGATGAAGAAGAAGTGATGATTACTACTGCTTTTGAAGATTTCGGATCATTGTCTCATAAATTGGATGAGCTGGGGATAGAAGCAAAAAGCGCAGAATTACAGAGGATTCCAAACAATACAAAAGAAGTAAATGAAGAGCAGTTCAAGGCAAATATGAAAATGCTTGAGCGTTTCGAAGATGATGACGATGTACAAAACGTATATCATAACATGGAAATCACAGAAGAGTTAATGAACTCTCTATAA
- a CDS encoding UDP-2,3-diacylglucosamine diphosphatase, translated as MKRNIELVVISDVHLGTYGCKAKELLQYLNSIQPKTLVLNGDIIDIWQFKKSYFPKPHLKVIKKILSLATKNTQVFYITGNHDEMFRKFTDFELGKLKVCNKICLDINNKKTWIFHGDVFDASVQHSKWIAKLGGKGYDLLIVINNVVNWFLEKMGKEKYSFSKKIKNNVKKAVKYIGDFELTASELAIDNHYDYVVCGHIHQPQIREVVTKKGSCTYLNSGDWIENLSALEYHDNEWKIFYYDEHKHLLKDDETEEIQDIPNAELLKLVTNFSK; from the coding sequence ATGAAGAGAAACATTGAGTTGGTTGTCATTTCGGATGTTCATTTGGGGACTTATGGATGTAAGGCTAAAGAATTATTACAATATCTGAATTCCATTCAGCCTAAAACTTTAGTTTTGAATGGCGATATCATTGATATTTGGCAATTCAAAAAGTCTTACTTTCCTAAACCTCATTTAAAAGTCATTAAGAAAATTCTTTCTTTGGCTACAAAAAATACGCAAGTATTCTATATTACCGGAAACCACGACGAGATGTTCCGGAAGTTTACAGATTTCGAGCTGGGAAAACTAAAAGTCTGTAATAAAATCTGCTTAGATATCAACAACAAAAAAACCTGGATTTTTCACGGAGATGTCTTTGATGCATCGGTACAGCATTCCAAATGGATTGCAAAACTGGGCGGAAAAGGCTATGATTTGCTGATCGTAATCAATAATGTTGTAAATTGGTTTTTGGAGAAAATGGGTAAAGAGAAATATTCATTTTCAAAAAAAATTAAAAATAATGTGAAAAAAGCGGTCAAGTATATTGGCGATTTTGAATTAACGGCTTCTGAACTGGCCATCGACAATCATTACGACTATGTGGTTTGCGGGCATATTCATCAACCCCAAATTCGTGAGGTAGTCACCAAAAAAGGATCTTGTACTTATCTCAATTCCGGAGATTGGATAGAAAACTTATCCGCTTTGGAATACCATGATAACGAATGGAAGATTTTTTATTACGATGAGCATAAACACTTGCTTAAAGATGATGAAACCGAAGAAATTCAGGATATTCCCAATGCTGAGCTTTTGAAACTGGTAACCAATTTTTCTAAATGA
- a CDS encoding glycosyltransferase family protein — MKILYAFQGTGNGHVARAQEIIPILKKYGEIDTLISGHQSQLKADFDINFQHKGISLLYDKTGGLSYRKTFFDNEFFKAVKTIREIELSQYDLIINDYEPITGWACKLKKLPMIELSHQASMSFKETPKPEKRDFLGELILEYYVPSERKIGFHFENYHPQIKKPVIRKKIRNLNPDKKGFYLVYLPSFSDENIIKVLKQIPVEWKVFSKYTKLQFRENNVEVYPIDEIQYLNSFENCDGILCNAGFESPAEALFMDKKLFVIPIHNQYEQECNACALDKMGIPNSKVLQLEEIENWVNSNQHLKVDYPNDIEEILVNEVLVL; from the coding sequence ATGAAAATATTATATGCATTTCAGGGAACAGGAAACGGACATGTAGCAAGAGCACAGGAAATCATTCCTATCCTTAAAAAATATGGAGAAATCGATACCTTAATCAGCGGACATCAATCGCAATTAAAGGCCGATTTTGACATTAATTTCCAACATAAAGGCATTTCCCTTCTTTACGATAAAACAGGCGGTTTATCATACAGAAAAACGTTTTTCGATAATGAATTCTTTAAAGCCGTAAAAACGATCAGGGAAATAGAACTTTCACAATATGATTTAATCATCAACGATTATGAACCCATAACAGGTTGGGCTTGCAAATTGAAAAAGCTTCCTATGATTGAGCTTAGTCATCAAGCTTCCATGAGTTTTAAAGAAACTCCAAAACCGGAGAAAAGAGACTTTTTAGGAGAATTAATACTGGAATATTATGTTCCCAGTGAACGAAAAATCGGGTTTCATTTTGAAAACTATCATCCGCAAATTAAAAAGCCCGTTATCAGGAAAAAAATAAGAAATCTTAATCCTGATAAAAAAGGGTTTTACCTGGTCTATCTCCCGAGTTTTTCGGATGAAAATATCATTAAGGTTTTAAAGCAGATTCCTGTTGAATGGAAAGTCTTTTCCAAATACACAAAACTTCAGTTTAGAGAAAATAATGTTGAGGTTTACCCAATTGACGAAATCCAATATTTGAACAGTTTCGAAAATTGTGACGGTATTTTATGTAATGCAGGTTTTGAAAGTCCGGCTGAAGCTCTTTTTATGGATAAAAAATTATTCGTCATTCCTATTCATAATCAATATGAGCAAGAATGTAATGCATGTGCTTTAGACAAAATGGGAATCCCCAATTCTAAGGTTTTACAGCTTGAAGAAATAGAAAACTGGGTGAATAGCAATCAGCATCTGAAAGTAGATTATCCAAATGATATTGAAGAGATTCTTGTGAATGAAGTTTTAGTTCTTTAA
- a CDS encoding GNAT family N-acetyltransferase, giving the protein MKFENNKSGNGGVITLNNEIKEVGRLTYTIFPEENRFIISFVLVHPEFEGRGMGKFLVEEAIKFARENNWKVYPHCSYARSVMMRMNDVEDIFLKN; this is encoded by the coding sequence ATGAAATTTGAAAACAACAAATCCGGAAACGGCGGTGTCATCACTTTAAACAATGAAATTAAAGAAGTCGGAAGATTGACCTATACTATTTTCCCTGAAGAAAACAGGTTTATTATTTCTTTTGTTCTGGTACATCCTGAATTTGAAGGCCGCGGAATGGGGAAATTCCTGGTAGAAGAAGCGATTAAATTTGCAAGAGAAAACAACTGGAAAGTTTACCCTCACTGTTCGTATGCGAGATCTGTAATGATGAGAATGAATGATGTGGAAGATATTTTTTTAAAGAACTAA
- a CDS encoding RDD family protein: MSQIAINTSQNVNINFNVASVGERMLAFIIDLLIKIAYVVVIFYLFFNVLDLGYLLEGLDRWSQMAIYIVITFPVYIYPLVLESLMEGQTPGKKALKIRVVKIDGYQASFGDYLIRWVFRIIDTLFAGVIGLISMIVSKNNQRLGDIASGTAVISLKNSINISHTILENIHEDYIPSFPQVIALSDNDMRIIKDNYQKALRVDDRQVINKLSEKIKSILKLETDPTMTERQFIGIIIKDYNYYTGKDN; the protein is encoded by the coding sequence ATGTCTCAAATTGCGATTAACACCTCACAAAATGTCAACATTAATTTTAATGTGGCAAGCGTGGGTGAAAGGATGCTTGCATTTATCATCGACCTGCTTATAAAAATTGCTTATGTGGTCGTTATTTTTTATTTATTTTTCAATGTTCTGGATTTAGGCTACTTACTGGAGGGGCTGGACCGATGGTCTCAAATGGCAATTTATATTGTTATTACTTTTCCCGTTTACATTTACCCGTTAGTCTTGGAAAGTCTTATGGAAGGACAGACTCCCGGTAAAAAAGCGTTGAAAATAAGAGTCGTAAAAATTGACGGTTACCAGGCTAGTTTTGGAGATTATCTTATTCGCTGGGTATTCAGAATTATTGATACTTTATTTGCCGGGGTAATCGGTCTTATTTCTATGATTGTTTCTAAAAACAACCAGCGTTTGGGAGATATTGCTTCAGGAACTGCTGTTATTTCATTGAAGAACAGCATCAATATTTCTCATACCATTCTGGAAAACATCCATGAAGATTACATTCCTTCTTTCCCACAGGTGATTGCTTTAAGCGACAATGATATGAGAATCATTAAGGATAACTATCAAAAGGCATTAAGGGTAGATGACAGGCAGGTCATCAATAAGCTTTCCGAGAAAATTAAAAGCATACTGAAACTGGAAACAGATCCTACAATGACTGAGAGACAGTTTATAGGGATTATTATTAAGGATTATAATTATTATACTGGGAAAGACAATTAA